ACTATGAATTGACTAATTGAAGATATGTGTGCAcactaaaataaatataagaaagtGTGTGGATCATGTATATTATAGGAAGAAGTATATTCATTTTGAGGAGAAAGATTTACCCCCTTACAAATGATCAATAAGTTAATCAATATGTTAGAAGTTAACCTTATGAGATTCTATAGGCACAATCACAGTGGTGAAAAGTATTAAAAGTAATATTTATGAAAGGATAAAACCTTTATTAAGTTTTTGTTAGTGACATAACATGTGAGCTGGGTCCAATCCGTGACTGAGGCAAAATAATTACAGAGAGCATGAAggcaaaataattatatatatatatatatatatatatatatatatatatatatatatatccagtaGATACatcttccttttcctttctttatttGTTCTAAAAAGAAAGAACCAAGAATTCTAGATGTCCAAGATAGACAAGCATGATTTGCAATATGATAATGAAACTTACCTATTGATCTTGTTCTAACCATGTATGATTAATTCCCAATTTTTAGATagaggaaaaacaaaaaaatattaagcCTAGTAATTTATAATCTCTAAAATTATGTATATCTTCCGACTactctcttggatctatctcatcTCTTCTGTTAGAgttgttttttaaataaattcaCTGTCCCTCTAAAGAGACATTAATCTATACTTTAACTTCAGCTATATCTCCTATTAGAgttgttttttaaataaatttactaTCCGTCTAAAGAGAGGTTAATCTATACTTTTACTTCAGCTATCACAAGAACTCCTATCTTGTTTAAAACTTCAACtctgagaacaaaaataaaaataataccttTTCCATTTGGTTCCCAACCCTTATCAACATGTAGTGGATAGATAAACTACAGGTGGATTAAATGACCTTACTGTCTTATTCAGCACTTGCACGTGCCGCACTGGAGGGTTACCTGCCAAACATAAGCGTGCATCTATATATTAGAGCTTCGGCCGATGGCCAACGTACTAGCGAATAGCCAAGTTTTTTGCGTCATTTCCATGGAGCATCATCTCTTGGCTTCCGTCCCCATTGTGGTAGCCACCATGCTCTTCTTGATCATCTTCATCAAGAAAGTATTCAGCAAGTCCGAAGCCCAATATCCGCGACCTCCCCCTGGTCCGTGGAGGTTGCCCATCATCGGATGCATGCACCACTTGGCCGGCCAAATCCCCTTCCGCGCATTTCGCCGCCTCTCTCTCACCTACGGGCCTCTCATGCTTGTCAGAATTGGCCGGGTAGACTTCGCGGTGGCCTCCTCCCGGGAAACCGCTCAAGAGATCTTGAAGAACCAAGACCCCAACTTCGCCGCGCGGCCGGAGCTCGTCGTAGGAGATATCGTCTTCTACGGTTGCTCCGACGTTATCTTCTCCTCCTACGGCCCCTACTGGAAGCAACTGCGCTACATCTGCTTCATGGAGCTGCTCAGAACCAAGCGCATCCGGTCTTCCGCCTCCATCAGGGAGGAAGAGACCCTTAACTTTATCCGAGAAATCTCCATGGCAACACAACCGATCAGCTTGAGAGAGAAGCTCCTCAGAATGTCCAACGCCATCATATCAAGGGCGGCGATTGGCGCACGAAGCAAGCACCAGGAGACGTTCATTTTGGTCACCAGGGAGGCCAACGACGTGTTTGGACGGCTCTATGCCGTCGACATGTTTCCGTTGCTGAAGCTCATCCACGTCCTGTCAGGTGCCAAGTTCAAGTTGCAGAGGATACGCCGGAGGCTTGATAAGATCTTTGATGACATAGTTAAGGAGCATGAGGTTAAGGCCAAGATGAACAAAGTCCGACAAGTAGCCGAAGTGGAGGAGAACATAGTCGATGCGCTACTAAGGCTTAAAGACGAATCCGAACTAGAAGTTCCGATGACCATGGACGGAATAAAGGCTGTGATCCTTGTGAGTGCTACTTCCTGTGATAGTCGTTAGTGTCCACAATGTACATGAAACCAGTGTTCCGTCATCTAACTCTTTCGATTCCATAATTCTATCTATAGGACATGTTACTCGGAGGGACCGAGAACTCATCTGTAGTGATCGAATGGGCCATGTCGGAGCTGATGAGGAACCCCAAGATAATGGAGAAAGCACAGAAGGAGGTGATGGAAGGGCTGAAGGGAAAGAACAGGATACAAGAGACCGACATCGTGGAGCTGAACTACCTCAAGTCGATCGTTAAGGAGACACTAAGGCTTCACCCACCTATCAGCCTGATACTAAGAATGTGTACGAAGACGTGTGAGGTGCTCGGCTACGAGATAGAAGCCGGCACTCCAGTCTTGGTCAATTCATGGGCAATCAACAGAGATCCAGAGTACTGGGAAGAGGCCGAGAGCTTCATGCCGGAGAGGTTCGAAGGCAAATCCGTTGATTTCAAAGGAGGTAACTTCGAGTACTGGCCGTTCGGTGCTGGAAGACGgatatgataagtagatgagatttccctaactgttgaggaaatctctctactctgttggaaATCCTCTAaaccgttgaggaaacttctccttctaacctgtatataaaacggaggatatgtcaataacattcaacttcttcttctacaactcatttatctatttattttaacatggtatcagagccagctcctcttggcgacagcagcatcgccatgtgttagccaagcggccacagtagcacgctgcctcaagcggaatcattgaagaagcaccaagacacggattcagagccagtgctaaccggtcttgcttttcttcgccggccttgctccctctcctatttgctgcctacagcagacactctccgtcgccgtcacgcaaggaggaaaacattctctcctcaatagcagtgaacggcgaacaacggtgtcttcctcgcttcccggccagtagcagtcgcaactgctgcaccttcctcttccttcttcttcgccggaaggacaacgtggtccttcagccccacgttgggcagcaccagagaagacatcagccgcctcctgcacttctccggccagtagcagtcgcaactgctgcatcttcctctatcgcagcagccgcctcctgcacttctccggccagtagctgtcgcaactgctgcatcttcctctaccgcagcagctttcgctgccgtttccctctacacaacggcgcctcctcaacggcggtgtcttcctcctcaatagcgacgaacggcgaacgacggtgtctttctcgcgtcttcctccttcgctgtcgcagccacttcccggccagcagcagccgcaaccgctgcatcttccttcctctatcgcagcagctttcattgccgcttttctctatacacctaattgctacagatttctctcactgcagtttccttgagtaccgctgcagatttttgcggtcattttccggcgaaccgcagtcttgagtaccgctgtagttttcgcagccatcttccggcgaactgcagcctctacaatctgctgcagcaagcagcaatccacagcagcgaactgcagtcttgagtaccgctgcagtttttgcagccatctcccggcgaactgcagtccctacaatctgcagcagcaagcagcaatccacagcagctgccggcagcttttggcactgttgtagattgctcaatctgctacagcaagcaatctatagcagcagccccctccctcattctccaccttgtgtgacctgagtatcacacaaggttcgctgccttcttctaaaaaaaataaaaaaataaaaaaataaaaaataaaaaaagaaggaaaatgtcttcgttcacttcttctgatgtttcagttcctgtagggactcccacttcttgttcttctacagggcttatctccatcaatgctgccacgctaatcccctttaagttatcaaagggtggcaactatgcgtcctggcgagctcaattctctaatcttttatttggatatgatttgttaggttacgttgatggttctttcagttgtccttcggccatgctcaacatccccggtgatcctaatccagtacccaatccagctcacaaactgtggctacgtcaagatcgtctcattctccaagccattcaagcttcagttgccgatgcatggtctaaactgcaaaccaccctggcaaatcattcgcgtactcgcaagctcagtcttctatccaagcttatggagacaaaacaagagggaagtactatctctgattatttacaacttatcaaggttatcatcgatgacttggccttgataggtcatttcctatgtgatgaagaggttgtcattcataccctcaatggtctcgacaccgactacaaagaattggctgctgcaattcgggcatgcgactcgccaatctcttttgaagatctctatgataagttgattgactacgagatgtctttgaagcgtgcggacaaactgcctggatcaactgtcacagctcaagtcagtcacaagtctaaacggaagaacactcggtactcaccgaacatcacccaaggtttggctactacgcctcttgattctgtgagttccatgcaacacccctcctatcctcctagtcatcccttctcacaaagtggcgactccagccatcatccgtcttggcgtcctgccctaccgagccatcagagacgggtcatttgccaactgtgtgacaaagtcggccattccgctaaagtttgccggtttcgtctccgcctccctactccgtcacactggccacaggcaaatctcctaactactccgacacctagccagtctaactggattgtcgactctggtgcctctcatcacatcaccgctgatcttcagaatttgtctcttcacaatccctatggcggcaatgaagatatcatcatcggtgatggtaaaggactttctataactcatactggttccacaacgcttaattctgactctaatacatttactctcgatgatgttttatgcgcccctcatattaaacgcaacctcatttctgtttctcaattttgcaaacataacaatacttccattgaattctttcctgattcatttcttgttaaggatttgagcacgggggcatcattggtccaaggcccgaataaagacaacatttatgaatggccgtcagcctctcgaatgacccagcccactgttcattcttctgttgcggctccagttgatgtgtggcatcgtcggcttggccatccctcaccctttattcagcagaaattattatcttgtcactctcttcctctttttaagtcccctaattctatgatgcattgtgatgcttgtcttagtaataagagtcatcggcagccttttggttcatcttcaatttcctcctctaaaccttttgaaattatatatactgatgtttggggtcctgctccaatcttatcttttgataagtttcgattttatgttatttttgtggaccacttcactatctcactggagtataccttcggatcaatcggacgagcctcccatgtcttcgtctacttcctcccctcctgatccgcactatatcactccagttcaacacttgcccgtttcctctgttcctactccactccactcttctccaattgatggggcaatatgttccgaaacacaaccatcctctttacctccttctcgcccaagtgcccctgacgtgtctccacttgacccggcttgtgccactgatcctcacccaacattacctcctaatcctgtcatctccaatcatcctatgaccactcgctctaagcatggtatttttaaacctcgtcaagtacttaacctacaagctgtcatgaattcctcatcccccaacattgaacccaccaccttcactcaagcccaaaaatctccgcattggcgtattgccatgagcgaggaatataatgccctcctccataattcaacatgggatctaattccttttcatccttcacaaaacatcatcgggtgtaagtgggtctttagaattaagcggaacccagatggctcagttgctcgatataaggcacgcctggtcgccaaagggttccatcaacgacctggagttgatttcactgagacgtttagtcctgttgttaaacccactacaatccggcttatcttgagtctggctaccactaaaggctggcaattacgacaattggatgttaataatgcctttctacagggatctctatctgaagatgtttttatgcaacaaccccccggttttactcatcctcagtatccacagcatgtttgcaaacttcggaaagccatttatggacttcgtcaggctccgagagcttggtacactcaacttagctcatttttgacttctgtcggctttcttaactccaaatctgacacttcgttgtttctgtgacatcatcatggaaacacaatgtatattctagtatatgtgaatgatattattgtcataggcaacaatcccgccagcatccaagcgttcgtcaaacagctggcagctcgattctcgcttaaggatctcggacccttgagctactttttgggcgtcgaagctaccttcacatcttccggtctccttttatcacaacgcaagtacattcaagatttgttattaaagacaaacatgcaggatgcaaatgcagttacaacccccatctctactagcggttctctcaaattatcagatggaagtcctgctacggaacccactcaataccgccaagttgttggctctttacaatacttagctctcacgcgtccagacatctcatttgctgtgaacaaattatcacagtttatgcagcaaccatctactctacactggtctacggtcaagagacttctacgatatcttaaagggactctaaatcatggactcttttttcg
This DNA window, taken from Musa acuminata AAA Group cultivar baxijiao chromosome BXJ3-7, Cavendish_Baxijiao_AAA, whole genome shotgun sequence, encodes the following:
- the LOC135642926 gene encoding cytochrome P450 71D8-like, with amino-acid sequence MANVLANSQVFCVISMEHHLLASVPIVVATMLFLIIFIKKVFSKSEAQYPRPPPGPWRLPIIGCMHHLAGQIPFRAFRRLSLTYGPLMLVRIGRVDFAVASSRETAQEILKNQDPNFAARPELVVGDIVFYGCSDVIFSSYGPYWKQLRYICFMELLRTKRIRSSASIREEETLNFIREISMATQPISLREKLLRMSNAIISRAAIGARSKHQETFILVTREANDVFGRLYAVDMFPLLKLIHVLSGAKFKLQRIRRRLDKIFDDIVKEHEVKAKMNKVRQVAEVEENIVDALLRLKDESELEVPMTMDGIKAVILDMLLGGTENSSVVIEWAMSELMRNPKIMEKAQKEVMEGLKGKNRIQETDIVELNYLKSIVKETLRLHPPISLILRMCTKTCEVLGYEIEAGTPVLVNSWAINRDPEYWEEAESFMPERFEGKSVDFKGGNFEYWPFGAGRRI